A single Streptomyces mirabilis DNA region contains:
- the panC gene encoding pantoate--beta-alanine ligase: MTTLLRTADELHARVHRGSRAVVMTMGALHEGHATLIRAAREIAGPEGEVVVTVFVNPLQFGAGEDLDRYPRTLDADLKIAEEAGADAVFAPFVDEVYPGGDPQVRLSAGPMGERLEGAVRPGHFDGMLTVVAKLLHLTRPDTALFGQKDAQQLALIRRMVRDLNFGVEIVGVPTVREEDGLALSSRNRYLSPEERRTALALSQALFAGRDRHAAQEALRARAREVPATRARAEALSAIGESRAAADAHAVAKAVPGGPAAVRGAARLVLDEAARLQPPLVLDYLALVDPSDFTDIEDDFTGEAVLAVAARVGTTRLIDNLPLTFGAAS; this comes from the coding sequence ATGACCACCCTGCTGCGCACCGCCGACGAGCTGCACGCGCGCGTACACCGCGGCAGCCGGGCCGTCGTGATGACCATGGGCGCCCTGCACGAGGGCCACGCCACGCTGATCCGCGCCGCCCGCGAGATCGCCGGGCCCGAGGGCGAAGTCGTCGTCACGGTCTTCGTGAACCCGCTCCAGTTCGGCGCGGGCGAGGACCTCGACCGCTACCCGCGCACCCTCGACGCCGACCTCAAGATCGCCGAGGAGGCGGGCGCGGACGCCGTGTTCGCCCCCTTCGTGGACGAGGTCTACCCCGGCGGCGATCCCCAGGTCCGCCTCTCCGCGGGCCCCATGGGCGAGCGCCTGGAGGGTGCCGTGCGCCCCGGCCACTTCGACGGCATGCTCACCGTCGTCGCCAAGCTGCTGCACCTCACCCGGCCCGACACGGCGCTGTTCGGGCAGAAGGACGCCCAGCAGCTCGCCCTGATCCGCCGCATGGTGCGCGACCTGAACTTCGGCGTGGAGATCGTCGGCGTGCCCACCGTGCGCGAGGAGGACGGGCTCGCCCTCTCCAGCCGCAACCGCTACCTCTCGCCCGAGGAGCGGCGCACCGCGCTCGCCCTCTCCCAGGCACTCTTCGCGGGCCGCGACCGGCACGCCGCCCAGGAGGCCCTGCGCGCCCGGGCCCGCGAAGTGCCCGCCACGCGCGCGCGTGCCGAGGCGCTCAGCGCGATCGGCGAATCCCGCGCCGCCGCCGACGCGCACGCGGTCGCCAAGGCCGTACCCGGCGGCCCCGCCGCCGTCCGCGGCGCCGCCCGCCTCGTCCTGGACGAGGCCGCCCGCCTCCAGCCGCCGCTGGTCCTGGACTACCTGGCGCTGGTCGACCCGTCGGACTTCACCGACATCGAGGACGACTTCACCGGCGAGGCGGTCCTCGCCGTCGCCGCCCGGGTCGGCACGACCCGCCTGATCGACAACCTCCCCCTCACCTTCGGAGCCGCCTCGTGA
- a CDS encoding Rossmann-like and DUF2520 domain-containing protein, which yields MSTFPQPDPKDRPARLTVGVVGAGRVGPALAAALQLAGHRPVAVSGVSDASRRRAALLLPDVPLLSPAQVLERSDLVLLTVPDDALPGLVEGLAETGAIRPGQLLVHTSGRYGARVLDPALRAGALPLALHPAMTFTGTPVDVQRLAGCSFGVTAPEQLRLAAEALVIEMGGEPEWIAEESRPLYHAALALGANHLVTLVAESMELLRTAGVEAPDRMLGPLLGAALDNALRSGDAALTGPVARGDAGTVAAHVAELRKHAPGTVAGYLAMARATADRALAHGLLKPELAEDLLGVLADGATLPDDGSDR from the coding sequence GTGAGTACATTCCCCCAGCCAGACCCCAAGGACCGCCCCGCGCGGCTCACCGTCGGCGTTGTCGGCGCGGGCCGGGTCGGCCCCGCCCTCGCCGCGGCGCTCCAGCTCGCCGGGCACCGCCCGGTGGCCGTGTCCGGGGTCTCCGACGCCTCCAGGCGGCGCGCCGCGCTGCTCCTGCCCGACGTGCCGCTGCTCTCCCCGGCGCAGGTCCTGGAGCGCTCCGACCTGGTCCTGCTGACGGTTCCGGACGACGCTCTGCCCGGGCTCGTCGAGGGGCTCGCCGAGACGGGCGCCATCCGGCCCGGACAGCTGCTCGTGCACACCTCCGGGCGGTACGGCGCGCGAGTGCTCGACCCGGCGCTCAGGGCGGGCGCCCTGCCGCTCGCGCTGCACCCCGCCATGACGTTCACCGGCACCCCCGTGGACGTGCAGCGGCTCGCCGGATGCTCCTTCGGAGTCACCGCGCCCGAACAGCTGCGCCTGGCCGCCGAGGCCCTGGTGATCGAGATGGGCGGCGAGCCCGAGTGGATCGCCGAGGAGTCCCGCCCGCTCTACCACGCGGCCCTCGCGCTCGGCGCCAACCACCTGGTGACCCTGGTCGCCGAGTCCATGGAACTGCTGCGCACCGCCGGCGTGGAGGCCCCGGACCGGATGCTCGGCCCGCTGCTCGGCGCCGCCCTCGACAACGCCCTCAGGTCGGGCGACGCCGCCCTCACCGGGCCCGTCGCGCGCGGGGACGCCGGCACGGTCGCCGCGCACGTCGCCGAACTGCGCAAGCACGCCCCGGGGACCGTCGCCGGCTATCTCGCGATGGCCCGCGCGACCGCCGACCGGGCGCTGGCCCACGGACTGCTGAAGCCGGAACTCGCCGAGGACCTCCTCGGGGTACTCGCCGACGGCGCGACCCTGCCCGACGACGGGAGCGACCGATGA
- a CDS encoding threonine aldolase family protein, translating into MTVGQDPESAGQDPEEAAERLRERRSAALRAARRVLWRPSHQHTVRERLTWLNEGAKGVYDLDRPVDMYGGQIVETLEERVAGLLGKEAAAFFPTGTMAQQVGLRCWAGRTGNPTVALHALGHPEVHERHAFSQVSGLRPVRVTDEPRLPTAQEIRDFEEPFGALLLELPLRDAGFVLPSWEELSEVVEAARDRDAVVHFDGARLWECTSHFGRPLDEIAGLADSVYVSFYKSLEGFGGAAVAGPKTLIDEAKTWRHRYGGMILQQFPTVLAALIGLDRELPRLPEYVAHARVVAAALRDGFTEAKVPWARVHPEEPHTHQFQVWLPYDPDVLTDAALRQTEETKTSLFSQSWMRGGPGLALTEVTVAAPGLEWTAQDVRAAVREFVERLPG; encoded by the coding sequence ATGACGGTGGGACAGGACCCGGAGAGTGCGGGCCAGGATCCGGAAGAGGCGGCCGAGCGGCTGCGGGAGCGGCGGAGTGCCGCGCTGCGGGCGGCCCGGCGCGTGCTGTGGCGGCCCAGCCACCAGCACACGGTCCGGGAGCGGCTGACCTGGCTGAACGAGGGCGCCAAGGGCGTGTACGACCTCGACCGGCCCGTCGACATGTACGGCGGCCAGATCGTCGAGACCCTGGAGGAGCGGGTCGCGGGCCTGCTCGGCAAGGAGGCGGCCGCCTTCTTCCCCACCGGCACCATGGCCCAGCAGGTCGGCCTGCGCTGCTGGGCGGGCCGCACCGGGAACCCGACCGTCGCCCTCCATGCGCTCGGCCACCCCGAGGTCCATGAACGGCACGCGTTCAGCCAGGTCAGCGGCTTGCGCCCGGTGCGGGTGACCGACGAGCCCCGGCTGCCCACGGCCCAGGAGATACGGGACTTCGAGGAGCCCTTCGGGGCGCTGCTGCTCGAACTGCCGCTCAGGGACGCCGGTTTTGTGCTGCCCTCCTGGGAGGAACTCTCCGAGGTCGTGGAAGCCGCCCGGGATCGTGACGCGGTGGTCCACTTCGACGGAGCCCGCCTGTGGGAGTGCACCTCGCACTTCGGCCGCCCGCTGGACGAGATCGCGGGCCTCGCGGACAGCGTCTACGTGTCGTTCTACAAGTCGCTCGAAGGCTTCGGCGGGGCGGCTGTCGCGGGCCCGAAGACGCTGATCGACGAGGCGAAGACCTGGCGGCACCGGTACGGCGGCATGATCCTCCAGCAGTTCCCGACGGTGCTCGCCGCGCTCATCGGCCTGGACCGGGAGCTGCCCCGGCTGCCGGAGTACGTGGCCCACGCGCGCGTGGTCGCCGCCGCCCTGCGCGACGGTTTCACGGAGGCCAAGGTCCCCTGGGCGCGCGTCCACCCGGAAGAGCCGCACACCCACCAGTTCCAGGTGTGGCTGCCGTACGACCCCGACGTCCTCACGGACGCGGCGCTGCGGCAGACCGAGGAGACCAAGACCTCGCTCTTCTCTCAGAGCTGGATGCGGGGTGGTCCGGGGCTCGCGCTCACCGAGGTCACGGTGGCGGCGCCCGGTCTGGAGTGGACGGCGCAGGACGTACGGGCGGCCGTCCGGGAGTTCGTCGAGCGACTGCCCGGCTGA
- a CDS encoding DUF5937 family protein — translation MSVHIDVTGLRQERISVVPSPLAELCMALHALSEPGHHPGLQGWATGVTARLDSHLADRMCEADFLWRTTFSDLFLPYAGIPGRTTLPGATLAEELDLLDKLTDEQFVDAALEFTCALPYAAPGRDTLSDPELQQRALELAAARGPQQVRFSKRLLDDPPQIRAWLRQFLEDCDEAFFAETWSRLRHQLAADARHKTDLLRHKGLAEAMASVSPAVTLDETGRTITVDKLGQGQTATGEGGLLLVPTSLGWPHLMVLHRYGWQPVLHYPVGSPELAAPFSLEQLTLRMTALSHPVRMRICRSLARSAFTTGELAQVNGMTAPEISRHLGVLKKAGLITTRRRGRYVLHQLDVSVVARLGSDFLEGILR, via the coding sequence ATGAGCGTGCACATCGACGTCACCGGGCTGCGGCAGGAGCGGATCTCCGTCGTGCCGTCGCCCCTGGCCGAGCTCTGCATGGCGCTGCACGCGCTGTCCGAGCCGGGTCACCACCCCGGGCTGCAGGGCTGGGCGACCGGTGTGACCGCCCGGCTCGACTCGCATCTCGCGGACCGGATGTGCGAGGCCGACTTCCTGTGGCGGACGACGTTCTCGGACCTGTTCCTGCCGTACGCGGGGATTCCCGGCAGGACCACGCTCCCGGGCGCCACGCTCGCCGAGGAGCTGGACCTGCTGGACAAGCTGACCGACGAGCAGTTCGTGGACGCCGCCCTGGAGTTCACCTGCGCGCTTCCGTACGCGGCGCCGGGCCGGGACACGCTCTCCGACCCGGAGTTGCAGCAGCGCGCGCTGGAGCTGGCCGCCGCACGCGGACCCCAGCAGGTGCGGTTCAGCAAGCGGCTGCTGGACGATCCGCCGCAGATCCGGGCATGGCTGCGGCAGTTCCTGGAGGACTGCGACGAGGCCTTCTTCGCCGAGACCTGGTCCCGGCTGCGCCACCAGCTCGCGGCGGACGCCCGCCACAAGACGGATCTCCTGCGGCACAAGGGCCTGGCCGAGGCCATGGCCTCGGTGTCACCGGCGGTGACGCTCGACGAGACCGGCCGGACGATCACGGTCGACAAGCTGGGCCAGGGTCAGACGGCCACCGGGGAGGGCGGGCTCCTCCTCGTGCCGACCAGTCTCGGCTGGCCGCACCTGATGGTGCTGCACCGCTACGGCTGGCAGCCGGTGCTGCACTACCCGGTCGGTTCCCCGGAGCTCGCGGCCCCGTTCTCGCTGGAGCAGCTGACCCTGCGGATGACCGCCCTGTCCCATCCGGTCCGGATGCGGATCTGCCGCAGCCTGGCCCGCAGCGCGTTCACCACGGGCGAGCTGGCGCAGGTGAACGGGATGACGGCCCCGGAGATATCCCGGCACCTGGGCGTGCTGAAGAAGGCGGGCCTGATCACCACGAGGCGCCGCGGGCGGTACGTGCTGCACCAGCTGGACGTCAGCGTCGTGGCCCGGCTGGGCAGCGACTTCCTTGAGGGCATCCTGCGCTGA
- a CDS encoding AAA family ATPase — protein MLLWINGPFGGGKTQTAHEIQRRLPGSVVCDPEHAGFGLRRMLPPELRGDFQDLASWRQGVVEVLDLALGKHDGVVIAPMTVTNARYFEETVGRLTELGHDVRHFALLAERETVLKRLRERGFGHLLQYVAGKDAPLRHESWAVRQLDDCLERLREPEFAEHLWTDHTTVAKTADRIAVLAGLTLTPNKDGVVRGRLRRAWTGAKHIRFD, from the coding sequence ATGCTCCTGTGGATCAACGGCCCCTTCGGGGGCGGCAAGACACAGACCGCACACGAGATCCAGCGGCGGCTGCCCGGCAGCGTCGTCTGCGACCCGGAACACGCCGGCTTCGGTCTGCGCCGCATGCTGCCGCCCGAACTGCGCGGGGACTTCCAGGACTTGGCGTCCTGGCGGCAGGGTGTGGTCGAGGTGCTCGACCTCGCCCTCGGCAAACACGACGGCGTGGTCATCGCCCCCATGACGGTCACCAACGCCCGCTATTTCGAGGAGACGGTCGGGCGGCTTACCGAACTGGGCCACGACGTACGGCACTTCGCGCTCCTCGCCGAGCGCGAGACCGTACTGAAGCGGCTGCGCGAGCGCGGCTTCGGACACCTCCTTCAGTACGTCGCCGGGAAGGACGCCCCGCTGCGGCACGAGAGCTGGGCCGTGCGGCAGCTCGACGACTGCCTGGAGCGGCTGCGCGAGCCGGAGTTCGCGGAGCACCTGTGGACCGATCACACGACGGTCGCCAAGACGGCCGACCGGATCGCCGTGCTCGCGGGACTGACGCTGACGCCGAACAAGGACGGGGTGGTGCGGGGGCGGCTGCGGCGGGCGTGGACCGGCGCCAAGCACATCCGGTTCGACTGA
- a CDS encoding response regulator transcription factor, with the protein MAIRVMLVDDQVLLRTGFRMVLDAQPDMEVVAEAGDGVEALQVLRSTAVDVVLMDVRMPKLDGVETTRRICSDPNPPKVLILTTFDLDEYAFSGLKAGASGFMLKDVPPGELLTAIRSVHSGDAVVAPSTTRRLLDRFAPMLPHVGKEPQHKELERLTDREREVMVLVAQGLSNGEIAARLVLSEATVKTHVGRILTKLGLRDRVQVVVLAYETGLVRAGGQR; encoded by the coding sequence ATGGCGATCCGCGTGATGCTCGTCGACGACCAGGTGCTGCTGCGCACCGGCTTCCGGATGGTGCTCGATGCCCAGCCGGACATGGAGGTCGTGGCCGAGGCGGGCGACGGCGTCGAGGCCCTCCAGGTCCTGCGGTCGACCGCGGTCGACGTGGTGCTGATGGACGTACGCATGCCGAAGCTGGACGGTGTGGAGACCACCCGCCGCATCTGCTCGGATCCCAACCCGCCGAAGGTGCTGATACTCACCACCTTCGACCTCGACGAGTACGCCTTCTCCGGGCTGAAGGCGGGCGCCTCCGGCTTCATGCTCAAGGACGTGCCGCCCGGCGAGCTGCTCACCGCCATCCGCTCCGTGCACAGCGGTGACGCCGTGGTCGCGCCCTCCACCACCCGGCGCCTGCTCGACCGGTTCGCGCCGATGCTGCCCCACGTCGGCAAGGAGCCCCAGCACAAGGAGCTGGAGCGGCTCACCGACCGTGAGCGCGAGGTGATGGTGCTGGTCGCACAGGGTCTGTCGAACGGCGAGATCGCGGCCCGTCTCGTGCTGTCCGAGGCCACCGTGAAGACGCATGTGGGGCGCATCCTGACCAAGCTGGGGCTCCGGGACCGGGTGCAGGTGGTGGTCCTCGCCTACGAGACGGGGCTCGTACGGGCGGGCGGGCAGCGTTGA
- a CDS encoding sensor histidine kinase, which produces MQRLYDFLRRHPTWVDSFWAVVLLGISGVSLSNVNGASDQRGSLAAALPIAVVLSAVVALRRLMPEKMLVLAAVVGVAQVVLDVPPAPADFAMLVIIYTVAADGARWASRLGLIGGLCAATVGQLRWPLRDQGPLGAVLIVIFQTVPFALAWVLGDSIRTRRAYLAQLEERAARLEKEREAQAKVAVAAERARIARELHDVVAHNVSVMVVQADGAAYVMDAAPEQARKALETISGTGRQALAEMRRLLGVLRTGEHQESGEYVPQPDVEQLDDLIEQCRTSGLPVDFKVEGTPRPLPSGVELTAYRIVQEALTNTRKHGGPNAGASVRLVYFDDGLGLLVEDDGKGAPHELYEEGGADGQGHGLIGMRERVGMVGGTLDAGPRPGGGFRISALLPLKSAH; this is translated from the coding sequence GTGCAGCGCCTCTATGACTTCCTCCGCAGGCACCCGACGTGGGTCGACAGCTTCTGGGCCGTCGTCCTGCTCGGGATCTCCGGCGTGAGCCTGAGCAATGTCAACGGCGCCTCCGACCAGCGAGGGTCGCTCGCCGCGGCGCTCCCGATCGCCGTCGTACTGAGTGCGGTCGTCGCGCTGCGCCGCCTGATGCCCGAGAAGATGCTGGTCCTGGCCGCAGTGGTAGGTGTCGCACAGGTGGTCCTGGACGTCCCGCCGGCGCCCGCGGACTTCGCGATGTTGGTGATCATCTACACCGTCGCCGCGGACGGTGCCCGCTGGGCTTCGCGCCTCGGGCTGATCGGCGGCCTGTGCGCGGCGACCGTCGGGCAGCTCCGCTGGCCCCTGAGGGACCAGGGTCCGCTGGGCGCCGTCCTGATAGTGATCTTCCAGACGGTTCCGTTCGCGCTCGCCTGGGTCCTCGGTGACTCCATCCGCACCCGCCGCGCCTACCTCGCCCAGCTGGAGGAGCGCGCCGCCCGCCTGGAGAAGGAGCGCGAGGCGCAGGCCAAGGTGGCCGTCGCCGCCGAGCGCGCCCGGATCGCCCGAGAACTGCACGACGTGGTCGCGCACAACGTCTCGGTGATGGTGGTCCAGGCGGACGGTGCCGCGTACGTCATGGACGCCGCCCCCGAGCAGGCCAGGAAGGCCCTCGAGACCATCTCCGGGACCGGCCGCCAGGCCCTCGCCGAGATGCGCCGCCTGCTCGGCGTGCTGCGCACCGGCGAGCACCAGGAGAGCGGTGAGTACGTGCCGCAGCCCGACGTCGAGCAGCTCGACGACCTCATCGAGCAGTGCCGCACCTCGGGCCTGCCCGTCGACTTCAAGGTCGAGGGCACCCCGCGCCCGCTGCCCAGCGGGGTGGAGCTCACGGCGTACCGGATCGTCCAGGAGGCGCTCACCAACACGCGCAAGCACGGTGGCCCGAACGCGGGTGCGAGCGTGCGCCTGGTCTACTTCGACGACGGGCTCGGACTGCTCGTCGAGGACGACGGCAAGGGCGCGCCCCACGAGCTGTACGAGGAGGGCGGCGCCGACGGCCAGGGGCACGGCCTGATCGGGATGCGCGAGCGTGTCGGTATGGTCGGCGGCACTCTGGACGCGGGGCCGCGCCCCGGTGGAGGCTTCCGCATCAGCGCCCTGCTGCCGCTCAAGTCGGCTCACTGA